Below is a genomic region from Billgrantia tianxiuensis.
ACGAGCGCTTCCTCGATGGGTTGACCCGGCGCCTGCCGCTCGCCGAGGATATCGAGATCACCCTGGAAGCCAATCCCGGCACGCTGGAGCGAGGGCGCTTTGCCGGCTATCGCGGGGCCGGTATCAATCGCTTGTCGCTCGGCGTACAGAGCTTCCAGCCGACTCAACTGGCGGCCCTGGGCCGCATCCATAGCGGTGAGGACGCCGTGGCGGCGGTCGAGGAGGCGCGTGCTGCCGGCTTCGACAATCTCAACCTCGACCTGATGCACGGCCTGCCGGAGCAGACCCCCGAGCTGGCCCTGGACGACCTGGAGCGCGCCTTGGCGCTCGCGCCCGAGCACCTCTCCTGGTACCAGCTGACGCTCGAGCCCAACACCGAGTTCCACTCCAGGCCGCCGGCGTTGCCCGAGGAGGAGACGTTGTGGGACATCCAGGATCTGGGGCACGAGCGGCTGGAGGCAGCGGGCTTCGTGCGCTATGAGATTTCTGCCTATGCGCAGCCGGGCCGGCGTTCGCGGCACAACCTCAACTACTGGTGCTTCGGCGACTACCTGGGCATCGGTGCCGGCAGTCACGGCAAGCTGAGTGGCTTCGACGAGTCGGGGCGGCTGCGGATCGAGCGGCGCTGGAAGGCGCGCCAGCCCGAAGCCTACTTGCGGCGTCGCCACGATCCTCGCGGCTTCGTCGCCGGCCACATCGAAGTCGGCGACGACGAGCTGCCGCTGGAGTTCGCCATGAACGCACTGCGCCTGGTCGAGGGCGTGGCCATGCGTGACTGGCAGGCGCATACGGCGCGGCCTCTTGCGGTGCTGGAGCGGCGGCTCGAGACGGCACGGAATAAAGGACTTCTCGTGGAAGATGCGCAGAGGCTTCAGGCTTCACCCCAAGGTCTATTATTCTTGAACGAGCTGCTGGCGCTCGTAAGCGCGTCCGGCGCAGAATGATCGCGTTTCCCTGACCTGGAGAGTGTCCATGTTCAAAGCTTCCCGACTCGTTGCTCCTCTGGCGGCTGCCATCCTGGTGGCCGGCTGCGCTACGACCGACCCTTACTCGGGCCAGACCCAGCGTTCCAGCACCATGACCGGTGCCGGCGTCGGCGCGGCCGTGGGTGCCGCCGCCGGTGCACTTTCCGGCAGCGGCAGCACCAGCCGTCGCGACCGTGCGCTGATCGGCGCGGCCGTAGGTGCAGCGGCAGGTGCCGGCATTGGCGCCTACATGGATCGCCAGGAGCAGCAACTGCGCGAGAGCATGCGCGGCACCGGAGTCGAGGTGGAGCGGCGTGGTGACGACATCGTGCTCAACATGCCGAGCAGCGTGACCTTCGGCTTCGACTCCAGCGAACTGACCGTGCAGGCGCGCAACGCGCTCAACGACGTGGCCAACGTGCTGACCCAGTACACCGACACCCGGGTCAACATTGCCGGCCATACCGACAGCACCGGCAGCGTCAGCTACAACCAGCGGCTCTCCGAGCGGCGGGCCGAGTCGGTCGGCAATTACCTGGCCCAGTCCGGGGTGGCGCGCAACCGCCTCTACATGACCGGTTACGGCCCCAGCCAGCCGGTTGCCAGCAATAATACGGAAGAGGGCCGCGCCCAGAACCGTCGCGTCGAGATCACCCTGTCGCCGATCGAGTCGCAGTTCCAGTAAGCGGCTGCATGGCACTACTGCCTGGGCCCGCCACTCGCTGGCGGGCCCAGGTTTTTCCATCTTATTCACAACGGTTGACCCGACATGCTCTCCTATCAGCATGCCTATCACGCCGGCAACTTTGCCGATGTCCACAAGCATCTCACCGTGCATGCGGTCGTCGACCATCTGCTGCACAAGGCAGCGTCGATCACCTTCGTCGATACCCATGCCGGCCGTGGTCTCTATCCGCTGGACGCCAGCGAGACCCAGCGCCTGGGGGAATACCGCCAAGGCGTGCTGCCGCTGTGGGAGGCGCGCCGGGGGCTGGCCGAAGAGCCGCTGCTGGCGAGCTGGCTCGAGGCGATCGCCAGCGTGCAGACCGATTCACGCCGGTTAGAGCAGTACCCCGGCTCGCCCTGGTGGCTAGGCCAGCGGCTGCGTCAGGACGATCGGCTGCAGTTGTTCGAGCTTCATCCGGGAGAGCATGAGCATCTGGCCCTGCAGCGGCTTCCCGCCAACGTCAGGCGGCTCCACGCCGACGGTCTGGCCGGCCTACTCGCCGGCCTGCCGGTGGCCACGCCACGCTTGTGTGTGCTGATCGATCCCAGCTACGAGCGCAAGGCGGAATATGGCGAAGTCGCCGAGACGCTGCTGACGACGATGCGAAAGGTGCGTCATGCCGTCGTGCTGGTGTGGTATCCGCTGCTGCCGGCGGCGCGTCACCTCGAGTTGCTCGAGCGACTGCGCGACGGCGGCCTGCGCAAGATCTGGCGCAGCGAACTGACGCTGCGCGAGCCGGGCGAGGAGCGCGGCATGTACGGCAGCGGCATGCTGGTGGTGAATCCGCCCTGGGGATTGGACGAGCGCCTCGCCGCCGCCATGGCGCGGGTCACGCCGCTGCTGGGCGAGACGACCCGCTACGGGGGCGGCTGGTGGGTGGAGGAGTAGGAGCTGAGCTGGCAGGGCCGGCTACTTGCCGATACAGAAGCTGCCGAAGATCTCGCCCAAGAGATCGTCGGCGCTGAACTCGCCGGTGATCTCGCCTAGCGCCTGCTGGGCGTCGCGCAAATCCTCCGCCAGCAGTTCGCCGGCGCCATAGCCGGACAGCTGCGCCTCGCCGTTGCTGAGCGCGCGCTGCGCCCGGTCGAGGGCATTCAGGTGCCTTCGCCGTGCCGAGAAGCGCCCCTCGGTGGTAGAGGAGTAGCCCATTACCGTCTTGAGGTGCTCCTTCAGGTTATCCACACCTTCTCCGGTGCGCGCGGAGAGCCGAATCACCGGCGGGGATGTGGACAAGTCCGCCGTCGGCGCCTCGTGGCTGGCATCGATCTTGTTGCGCACCAGGGTCAGGCGGGAGGAGTCGGGCAGGCGCGCGACGAACTCGGGCCAGATCGCCATGGGATCGGTGGCGTCGGTAGTGGCGGCGTCCACCAGCAGCAGCACACGGTCGGCCTTCTCGATCTCGGCCCAGGCACGGGCCACACCGATCCGCTCGACCGCATCCGGTGTGTCGCGCAGCCCGGCGGTATCGATCACGTGCAGCGGCATGCCGTCCAGGTGGATGTGTTCGCGCAGCACGTCGCGGGTAGTACCGGCTATCTCGGTGACGATGGCGGTTTCCTGCTCGGTGAGAGCGTTGAGCAGGCTCGACTTGCCGGCATTGGGACGGCCCGCGATCACCACGCTCATCCCTTCGCGCATCAGCGCGCCCTGGCCGGCGGCGGCGCGTACCTCGACGAGTTCCGTCTGGACCGCACCGAGCATCTCGGCCACTTTGCCGTCAGCGAGAAAGTCGATCTCCTCTTCGGGAAAATCGATGGCCGCCTCCACGTACATGCGCAGCTCGATCAGCCGCTGCACCAACGTTTCCACCCGCCGCGAGAACTCCCCCTGAAGCGAGCGCAGGGCGTTCTCGGCGGCGGCGCGCGAGCTGGCTTCGATCAGGTCGGCGATGGCCTCGGCCTGGGCCAGGTCGAGCTTGTCGTTGAGGAAGGCGCGCTCGGAGAATTCCCCCGGCCGGGCCAGGCGGGCGCCGAGCTGCACGCAGCGCTCCAGCAGCAGATCCATGATCACCGGACCGCCGTGGCCTTGCAGCTCCAGCACGTCCTCGCCGGTGAAGGAGTGGGGCCCGGCGAAAAAGAGGGCGATGCCTTCGTCGATTGTCGCCGAGGCGCCACGGAAGGGGCCGTAGTGGGCGCGCCGCGGCTCGGGGCAATGGCCTACCACGGCTTCGGCGATCGCCGCGCACAGGGGGCCCGAGACGCGGATGATGCCGACGCCGCCACGCCCGGGCGGGGTGGCCAGCGCGGCGATGGTGTCCTGCTGGTAGAGCCTGTCGGCCATGCGGCGTCCTCTCGATTGCAGCGGTATGGCGGCATTGTCCGTTTCGCACGGTACAAACGCCAGACCCCTGCCGAGGCAGGGGTCTGGTGTCGTGCGGGGGCGAGGTTACTTCGCCTTCACCCCTTTGCCGACGCTGGGGTCGTTCTCGATCTTGCGCGTGATCACGTACTGCTGGGCGATCGAGATGATGTTGTTGACCACCCAGTAGATGACCAGGCCGGCCGGGAACCACAGGAAGAAGAAGGTGAAGACGATCGGCAGCATCTTCATGATCTTCGCCTGCATGGGGTCGGGCGGCGTCGGGTTGAGCAGTTGCTGCACGAACATCGAGGCCCCCATCAGGATCGGCAGGATGAAGTAGGGATCCTTCATCGACAGGTCCTGAATCCAGAACATGAAGGGCGCATGGCGCAGCTCCACCGACTCCAGCAGCATCCAGTACAGGGCGATGAACACCGGCATCTGCACCAGAATCGGCAGACAGCCGCCCAGAGGATTGATCTTCTCCTTCTGGTAGAACTTCATCATCTCCTGGGACATCTTCTGACGGTCGTCGCCGTACTGCTCCTTGAGGCGCTGCATCTCGGGACCCAGCTTGCGCATGCGAGCCATGGACTTGTAGGCCTTGGCGGAGAGCGGCCACATGGCCAGCTTGACCAGAACGGTCAGCAGCACGATGGACCAGCCCCAGTTGCCGATCAGGCTGTGAATCTGGTCGAGCAGCCAGAACAGCGGGTTGGCGATGAACCACAGCCAGCCGAAATCGACGGTCAGGCGCAGGTGGGGCGCCACTTGTTCGAGATAGTCCTGAACCTTGGGGCCCACGTAGAGCGTGGCGCCCAGGCGGGCTTCCCCTTCCGCCGCCACCGTGGTCACCGG
It encodes:
- the hemW gene encoding radical SAM family heme chaperone HemW; protein product: MTGLTCDASALPPLALYVHVPWCVRKCPYCDFNSHGVGRGAELPEDEYLAALLDDLDADLPLAAGRRLGSIFIGGGTPSLMSAGFYERFLDGLTRRLPLAEDIEITLEANPGTLERGRFAGYRGAGINRLSLGVQSFQPTQLAALGRIHSGEDAVAAVEEARAAGFDNLNLDLMHGLPEQTPELALDDLERALALAPEHLSWYQLTLEPNTEFHSRPPALPEEETLWDIQDLGHERLEAAGFVRYEISAYAQPGRRSRHNLNYWCFGDYLGIGAGSHGKLSGFDESGRLRIERRWKARQPEAYLRRRHDPRGFVAGHIEVGDDELPLEFAMNALRLVEGVAMRDWQAHTARPLAVLERRLETARNKGLLVEDAQRLQASPQGLLFLNELLALVSASGAE
- a CDS encoding OmpA family protein, whose translation is MFKASRLVAPLAAAILVAGCATTDPYSGQTQRSSTMTGAGVGAAVGAAAGALSGSGSTSRRDRALIGAAVGAAAGAGIGAYMDRQEQQLRESMRGTGVEVERRGDDIVLNMPSSVTFGFDSSELTVQARNALNDVANVLTQYTDTRVNIAGHTDSTGSVSYNQRLSERRAESVGNYLAQSGVARNRLYMTGYGPSQPVASNNTEEGRAQNRRVEITLSPIESQFQ
- a CDS encoding 23S rRNA (adenine(2030)-N(6))-methyltransferase RlmJ — protein: MLSYQHAYHAGNFADVHKHLTVHAVVDHLLHKAASITFVDTHAGRGLYPLDASETQRLGEYRQGVLPLWEARRGLAEEPLLASWLEAIASVQTDSRRLEQYPGSPWWLGQRLRQDDRLQLFELHPGEHEHLALQRLPANVRRLHADGLAGLLAGLPVATPRLCVLIDPSYERKAEYGEVAETLLTTMRKVRHAVVLVWYPLLPAARHLELLERLRDGGLRKIWRSELTLREPGEERGMYGSGMLVVNPPWGLDERLAAAMARVTPLLGETTRYGGGWWVEE
- the mnmE gene encoding tRNA uridine-5-carboxymethylaminomethyl(34) synthesis GTPase MnmE, with the protein product MADRLYQQDTIAALATPPGRGGVGIIRVSGPLCAAIAEAVVGHCPEPRRAHYGPFRGASATIDEGIALFFAGPHSFTGEDVLELQGHGGPVIMDLLLERCVQLGARLARPGEFSERAFLNDKLDLAQAEAIADLIEASSRAAAENALRSLQGEFSRRVETLVQRLIELRMYVEAAIDFPEEEIDFLADGKVAEMLGAVQTELVEVRAAAGQGALMREGMSVVIAGRPNAGKSSLLNALTEQETAIVTEIAGTTRDVLREHIHLDGMPLHVIDTAGLRDTPDAVERIGVARAWAEIEKADRVLLLVDAATTDATDPMAIWPEFVARLPDSSRLTLVRNKIDASHEAPTADLSTSPPVIRLSARTGEGVDNLKEHLKTVMGYSSTTEGRFSARRRHLNALDRAQRALSNGEAQLSGYGAGELLAEDLRDAQQALGEITGEFSADDLLGEIFGSFCIGK